GCGGCGGCGGCGCATGGTCCAGTAGATCAGCGCCGCGCCATAGGCGGCATTGCCGTCCGCATCCTCGCCCTCATGGCACGGGCCGTAAGTGGTCGGGTTCCATGAGAGCCGCCCTAGCGCGTCGTCGTCGTCGAAGTCTGCGCCTATGCGGAAGTCGTGGCGGGAGTGAAGCGGGAACAGGTACAGGGTGCGGAACGCCGCGGCGTACAGGCGCGCCGCGGCTACGTACATGCGGCGCTCACGGGTGGTGTGGCGGGTCATGCGGGGTAACTGCTCCTTTCGGGATGGGAGGGGTGGGGGTCAGAGACTCAGGCCGCGTTCCCGCTCGCGCCCGCGCTCCTGCTCCTGCTCGCGCACAAGCTCGAGCCCGATGCGGACCGCCTGACGTGCGAGCCCGGCGGCGGAGCGCGGGAGCATGGGAGCGAGGCGCCGCACAAGCTGGTCGCCGTCCACGGCGCGCCCGATCTGCGCGGACGCGAGGACGGCGGCGGCCTCGCGCAGGTCGCCCGCGCCGTGCGGGCCTGCGCGCGCGGAATCGCGCAGCAGCTGCGCGGCCTGCAGGAGCGCGGGCCGCAGGCGTGCGGCGCGGTGGCGGGTGTACTCGTAGCCCGCGAGTGCGGCCGACGCGCGGCGAGCGGGATCGGCGCCGGGGCGGAGCGCGCCGAAGTGCTCCGGCTGCTGCCGGAGCGATGCGGCGGCGCGCTCAGGGCCGCGCCGCTCGGCCGCGTCGAGGAAGGCGCGTCGGGCGGCGGCTGGATCGGCGTAGAGCGCGCGCACGTGCTGCGCGAAGTCGCGCCCGGTCTCCGTGTACGTGCGAGGGCGGCGGGGCAGCTGCGGTGCCGGCGCGGCGGCGGGCGACCGCTCCGCCGGCGCTGGCGTCGGCGGGCGGCTCGGCGCGAGTGACGGACGGGCAGGAGCGGCGCGCCCCTCGTCCAGCGGGGGGACGCTGCGGGCGGCGCGCGCGCGCGTCTCGGGCGCGGGGATCGGCGGGGCCTTGGGGGCGGCGAGCTGTGACGCGGACTCCACCCGCGCGGCCCGCTCGTCCAGCGTGCGCCCGGCTACGGCTTGACGCGCCCGGTACTCGCCCAGGGGACCGCCCAAGCGGCGCTCCAGATTGGCGCGGGACGCGGCGGGGTCGATCTCGCTGCACTTGACCTTGTGCACCCCGTCCGTCACCACCATCCCCCGGCCCTCGGTCCGGACGGATAGTCCGTGCTGGCCTAGCGCTCGCTCCAGTTCCACCCATGAGCGCGCCGCCATCAGGTGCGGCCTGGCCTCGCGCTGCACGCGTTCCACGAACGCGGAATCTCCGCGCGCGAGCCGGGGCGCGGGTTGGCGCGGCGCGCGGTCGCGCGCGTGCTCGGGGACGGCTGCGTGCTTGCCCGGAACGATGCGCAAGCCTAGCTCGGCTTCCTGCTCGCGCATGGCCTTCTCAATGCGCGCGTAGTCGTTCCAGTTGGACCAGACGGTGCGCTTCTCGGGGTGAACGCGGTTGACCATGAAGTGCAGGTGTGCGTGCGCCCGGTCGCGGTGCGCGACGATTAGCACCTGATGGTCCTGCAACCCAAGGCCGCGCAGCGTCCGGTCCGCGACCTGGCGCATGGTGTCGCGGTTCAGCGGGTCGTCAGGGTCGAAGCTGACGGAGAAGTGATAGACCGGCGGCTGCACGCTGTCGCTGTCGTGCGCGGTCGCCACCATGATCCGCGCGGCGGCCTGCGGGTGCTCGGTCGGCAGGTTGCGCGTCTCCACCCAATCCACGCGGTCCCGCTCGGTGCCGTCGCGGCGCCCGTACTCCAAGTACGCGGCAAGGGCCTTGAAGCCCGTTCCGAGCTTGTACGCCTTCCCGATCATGACAGGCAGCGGCGCACGGCCGCGTAGACGGCGGCGAGCACTTCCGGCCCCTCGGTCGGAACGTACTCGGCGGCGTTGGCGCTGTGCGCCAACTCGTTGAGCGCCGCGCCAGCGGCGCGGACCTCCGCCAGCACGGCGGCGGCATCGGGGCCACGCTCCGGCGGGGCGGCGGTCGCCGCCTCCACCGCAGCGATCACGGCGGCGATAAGCCGCGCGCTGTCCTCGTCCCAATCGTCCTCGGCCACGCGGTGAAGCTGCCGCAGGTTGTTGAGCACGCGCGCGAGCTGGTGCACCAGCTCGTCCGCGCGGCGGCGGCGGCGCCGCGACGGCGCCGCGCCCTTCCCGGCCTTCTCTAGCGCGGCCTCGCGCACGAAGCGGAGCGGCGGGACGCCGCTCGGGCGGGCTGCGTCCTCGACGCGGCGCCACTCGTCGCTACTCCAGACGGTGAGCTTGCGGATGGTCCTGCGTGCCACTTGGCCCGGGGGTGTTGGGGGTGCTGTTCCGTTTGAGCGAAGCGAAAACCGAGCGAGTGATTGCATATGCCCCGAGCGAGCGGAGCGAGTCGGAGGGGCATATGCAATCACAATTGCTCGCTCTCGGTGTTCGGCGCCGCGCATCGGGGCCGCACATCCTGATACCCTGACACCGGGGGAAGGAGATGTTGAACGAGACAAAGTGGGCGTGGGATCGGGAGACGGGCGGGGAATTTCGTGGCACGCGAAACCAGCGGCGGCGGGAGCCCCCCGCCGCTACTGCGCCGGGGGGGAGCGTAGCGCCCCGGCACCTCCGGCGGCCCGGCGATAGCCGGGAAGTCGGGAAGTCGGGAAGGCGGGAAGCCGGGAAGCCGGTCGCGAGGGGGAGTCGGCGCGTGGCCGGTGCTCACCGAGTCCGAAAGAGAGCGGCGGCGGGTATACCGTCTAATAGGTCTGCGTAACTGGCGTAAAGCGTGTGGTCAGGCTTAAACTTGGCTTTGTTGCTCACTTTTTCCATTCACTACGTACGCGGGGGGGCAGAATGAATCAGGTCGGCCGCACGGTTGCGTGGGTGTTGCTTTCCGTTGCGCTTTCCGCTTGCGCGGATGGCGGGAAAGTCACGGGTCCAGAGACGGCGGTTCGCGGCCCCCGCTACGATGGTGGCGGGGGACTCGGGTCCGGCGGCGTAGTCGCGCCAGGTGGCGGGCTCGGGTCGGGAGGAGCGACGGTGGGCGGTGATGGAGTGAACACGACGACCACAACAACAACCTGCGTAGACGAGCGGGGAGGAGGGGGGTTAGGGTCTGGGGGCCGGACGGATTGCCCTACGGGGACGACGCCGTAGAAACAGCCATCCCGGCGGTTACGATGCGCCGTGCCTTCGTTCCGCGCTTGGGTGCGCGCTGGCTGTTCAGCCGTCGCAAGCACGCGGCCGACGTGTCGCTAATTCGCGCAAGGGCGGGAGGCGCTTGGGCCGGTGCAGGCGCCTCCCGGTGCTCGATTTGCGCGAGCAATGCCAATGAGCGCCGCAGCGGATCACCTTCCCGGCGCCGTTTCGCTATCTCCCGCGCCTGCGACGCGAGTCGCTGAGCCGGTTCCCACTCCCGCCATACCGCAGCCCCCTCGGCTGCCGCGACCAGCGCCGCAGCGGAATTAATTTCTGTCTCCTGCGAAAGCTGAAGGAGGTCGCTGGTAGCTTGGTCGTACTTTCTTCGGTCGCCAACACCCGCCGCAGCGCGTGCGATTGTGGCCAGTACGGCTATGCGTTCATAGGGTTTTGTAATCCATGCTAGCGCTGCTTCGGCGAGTGGAAGCGCAGGACCAAAAAATCCATGCCGGACGAGTAGATACGCGTAGTCGTGTACGAAATGGGGAATTCGTTCGTAGACGCGAGGGTAATACTCCAACACTAGCCGGGCGCACTTTTCACCTGATAGATAGCTACCGGCTTCGGCTTCGATTAGCAGCAAATCATGTTGCGCTTTACCAGCTAGAGTGCGACGCCCGCTGTACAATGCGGCCTGCGTGGCGCGCCAATAATGGGGCCGTGCTTTCGCATGTTGGCCGAGTTCGTACAGCATGATTCCAAATCGGATATGCGCGCGGACGTACCATTCCCAGTCTTTTGCTCTGCGCGCGAAGTTGACGCTTCGCGTGAGCCACACCCAAGCTCGATCGTAGGCGGCGGCACGGGTCGATAGATGACCCGCATCGGCAGCGGGCCGGGGCGCCTCGGGATCAGCCAATGCGGCGAGTTCGGCAAACTCCAATGCTACATCCAAACTCCCGGCGTCGTCCGCCCAGCTGCTAACCTCGCTGCATGCCGCCGAAACCGGCGAGCCTCGGATCAACTCGGGATAGCGAGCAGTTGCGCCCAGCGTACGAAGGGCCGAAGCGATTCCCGTGCACTTTTCCGCTGTTTCTTCCTCCCAACGCGTAAACTCGATGGATGGACGCGCGAACAGACTCGCCCGGTTCGATTCCGGGGTCGTCGCCCAAAGGCGGATAGTGCGGGCGCGGAGCCACAAAAGGGTAGAGAGATCATCCCCAAAGGGGCTATCGAGAATGGACCAATCGTTTCGCGGCCATAGGGGCGGCGCGGGTATCTGGTGATGTGGCCCTTGGCGGGCGGGCTGTCCAGCCTTGTTTCGTGGTTTCGCATCCTTCGGCATTGATACACGCCTTTAGGTCGCTGTGGATATGTAACGGGCGAACAAGGTAAAGGCCGGTCTTTTGGTGCGCTACCGCGTTTCGCGTGCCGGGGCTCTCCTCTCGACAAATCGTTGTGCGCGGTGGCGGTACAGGCTCCTTGAGAAGCCGATTCCGGCCACCGTTAGCGTATCTGCGTGACATGGGCGACAGATAGACGAAAGAAGTGTCGCGTTGAGGTGCGGTTTTCTGCCACCGTTCCCTTTCCGCCACGAAGCATCACTAATAGCCCGTTCGCACTGCGACAGCCCGCTACGGCGGGAGTATCGCCGCGCCTACTTTCCGCCAGAAGCCCGCATCGGAGAAGGCGCCGGTGGTCATGTAACGTGGAGCATGGCTACCGACGAACGGATTATCTCGGACTGCTCCCTAGCGAACGCTGCACGATACCTCGCGCGCTTGGCCGCCAATGGTGCCGGCTACACGCTGCGCGGGGTGAGTGGGTGGGCGCACCTGCGCGACGTGGAGCGCGGGACCCGACTGCACCTCGACGAGAAGCTACCAGCGCTCCGCGCTATGGGGCTGGTGGACCGGGTGAACGTGGCTCCGGGCGGGATTGGCAAACCTGTTTGGGTCTACCGGATCACCGACGCGGGCGCGCGGGCGTCGGCCGAGACGTGGGGAGACGCATACGAACGAGTGCGGGCGCCCGGCGCGGCTGAGAAGCCCGCGCCGGTCTACTTGGCGCCCGGCCCGCGCAACGCGCTGACGGTGCTCCGCCTCGCGTACGAATCAGGGGAACGGAAGCGCTTCGGGGAGTGGGGTTGGCACACGGGGCGAGAGTTGACGCTGTTGGTCGATGGCTTGAACGCGCGCGGCGCGCGCCACTTGGCGCGCCTCGACTCAACGGAGTTGACGTGGCTGGCCACCGTCGGACTGGCGGAAAAGCGGGACGTAAAGCTGGCGTGGGGGCGGGACCGGCCGGTGGTGTACTGGCGCGTATCGGAAGCGGGCCGAACGGTCACGCTGCTGTCTTGGCGCGCGCCCCGGTCGGATGATCTCGCCAACGAGTTTGACGAGGACGAGTGACGCCGCGCCGTCGGGTGTGGTGCCCGTGCGAACGGCGGGAGCGCGCGTTGACGTTCCTCGCTCAACTCGTCGTGCTTCCGGCGGGCTACCGGGTGCGGAGCGTCTACGGATGGGCGCACCCGTACGATTTCAACCTGTTGGCCGGGCCGTACACGTGGGCGGACCTGCTTTGTGAGTTGGAGCGGGAAGGACGTGTAGACGGCCACGCGGCCAGTCTCCCGCAAGCCTCTGAGCCCGCGCGGCTGTACCGGATCACGCAATCGGGGATGGACGGGATCGCGGCGGTGCTGCGCGAGCAACCGCCGCGTGTCGAGCCTCCGCGCACGCCGGATGAACCGGCGGGCGTGTACGCGTCCGAAGGGGCGCGATGGGCGCTGGACGTGTTGCGTGACGCGCCCGGCGAATGGCTTGGGGTGGAGCAGGTCAAGGAACCGTCCGAACAGTGGAACCGTAGCGGAGGGCGCCCCTACCGGCTCGTGTGGACGGCGCACCTGGACGAGCTGGTCTCGGCCGGGCTCGCGGAAGCGCGCCCGCTGGAGCCGTGCGGGAAGCATGAGCAAGGCCGGAAGCTCTACCGGGCCACCGCATGCGGGCTGGTCGTGCCGGTGCTGAAATGGTTCGGCCGCGATCCGGAATCGGAGGTCTATTCGCAGGTTGCCGGGCCGCTGCTGCGCGCGCCGCTGCGGTGCTGCTTCATGTACGGCGCCGGAAACTGACGATGGGGAGCGTGGGGATGGCTCGGCGCGCACCGGAGGCCACGCCGGAGGACTTGGAGCGGTTCCGGATCGCGCTGGAGAACGAGATAGCGCGCACAACGTTGCGCGCGACCGCGCGCAAGGTGCGCATGTCGCCCTCGGGGCTCACGAAGTTCCTAGAAGGCACCAAGCCGTACGGGCGCACGGTGGCGCGGGTGCGGGAGTGGTACTACAGCGAGGCGGGCGTGCACCGCACGCCGCCGGAGCTAATCGCGGCGCAACTGCGGCGGTACGTGGTGACGCTCCCCAATCCGGACCGGGGGCTCGTGAACCTGTTGGAAGCGGTGGACGCGTCGTACCGGCAGGCGGGCATGTTCCCGCCGGAGTGGGTGCGGACCGTTCGTGCGCTCGTCAGGTGAGCGCGAAACGGCGTCGGCCCTCGGACCCGCCACCGCTCGCGGCCGACGAACGCGAGGCGGCGAAGGCGGCTATCTGCTTCTACGGCGTGGACATACTTCCGAAGCTCCGCGCGATGGATCGCCGCAGGCGGCGAAAGCTGTTGAAGCGCGCCGGGCGGCTGTGCCTCCGCACGCCGCTCCAGTACAGCCGGGGTCCGCACACGTTTCCGGAATGGCCGTGGGGCGGGCTGTCGGGGTTGCAGGTAGTGACGGTGATGGTGTTCGGGCTGTGGGTCGAGCAGCACGAGCGCCCCGAGTTGTGCGAGCCTCTAATGGAGGCGTGGCCGATTGCGGAAGTTCTCTTCCTGGTGGATGGCCCTTCTGACCCAAGGAACGGTGACGAATGAAGCGCAAAGACGCTGACACGGACGGGGAGAGCGGCGCGGATGAGCGGTTGCACTCGGCCGAGTGGATGGACGCGCTTGCCCGCATTGAGACCCTGCGCCCGCGTGTCGCCAGCCGATCCGACGTTTCCAGCGAACCTGCGGGGGTGGTGACGCGTCGAGAGGATG
The window above is part of the Longimicrobium sp. genome. Proteins encoded here:
- a CDS encoding relaxase/mobilization nuclease domain-containing protein; amino-acid sequence: MIGKAYKLGTGFKALAAYLEYGRRDGTERDRVDWVETRNLPTEHPQAAARIMVATAHDSDSVQPPVYHFSVSFDPDDPLNRDTMRQVADRTLRGLGLQDHQVLIVAHRDRAHAHLHFMVNRVHPEKRTVWSNWNDYARIEKAMREQEAELGLRIVPGKHAAVPEHARDRAPRQPAPRLARGDSAFVERVQREARPHLMAARSWVELERALGQHGLSVRTEGRGMVVTDGVHKVKCSEIDPAASRANLERRLGGPLGEYRARQAVAGRTLDERAARVESASQLAAPKAPPIPAPETRARAARSVPPLDEGRAAPARPSLAPSRPPTPAPAERSPAAAPAPQLPRRPRTYTETGRDFAQHVRALYADPAAARRAFLDAAERRGPERAAASLRQQPEHFGALRPGADPARRASAALAGYEYTRHRAARLRPALLQAAQLLRDSARAGPHGAGDLREAAAVLASAQIGRAVDGDQLVRRLAPMLPRSAAGLARQAVRIGLELVREQEQERGRERERGLSL